CGAAAGTGAACAGTTCTTTATGTGGAAAGTTTTGTCATTAGAATTTTAGTtttaagaaaaaacaaacacaataTTGAAGATTCTTTTTAATGGCTATCCTCCCATGTGGTATTACGACAGCTTACGCCTTGCCGAAGGGAAGctaaatgcaaataataaatggaCGTTGATTGTGAACTTAGCGGCCCAAAAgcctcgtagtgctacttttgtgaaAAGAAGGTACTTCGTTTGAAAATAAATTACGTTTTAAAGGCCCGCATGGCGTCAACGCGGTTTGTATTACTGGCCTGAAAGCATTTTTTATCGCGTTACTGTTGCCGTGCCCAACTTTGTCCGCATTTATTGCGCTGGCGTCGACACTAGACACAGCAGAGCTAAACTAGTcggagccacagcagcagcaatgGCCATTGAAAAAATTGCGGCTTGTTTGGTTTGACTGGGCTCCGTTAGCTGAAACCACCTATACAGCTTAAGCAGGCGAAAACAAATATTTTAGATAATGTTTCGCACCATTCTCGTACATAAAATTGCGAGGCAGTACGTTTTTTTTAAAAATCAAATAGAAATGGAAGAGCAGAATTTTATTACGTCACTTGATGCATTGAAAGTAGTTTTATTGCATCTAGTTTATTTGCTAGCGATTAATTATAATCGGACGCTCTCATGTCATTGGGATCATTTCCAAGACGTCCCATTCGTGGCTCACGTTATGTGATACATTTAGCTTAATTTAGCAATAAGTAGATACTGTTGTCAGCAATAGTATTGTTTAGACGTTTGAAATAGTTAGCTCTGACACTGACATAAAATGTCGTTTGCCTGAAGTGTCCCTTTAACGTATAGGaccttttttgtttttcgatGCTTCTCTGCTTGTTCAGCTGCATCAACAAATTAAAGTGTATACGCgagtcccgccgtggtggtctgttggctaaggcactcggctactgaccggcaggtcgcgggttcgaatcctggctgcagcggctgcatttctgtagaggcggaaaagttgtatgCCTGTGAGCTctaatttgggcgcacgttgaagaaccccatgtggtcgaaacctccgaagccctccactacggcgtctctcacaatcatatggtggttttgggacgttaaaccccacatatcaatcaaagtgtACACGCGAGTGCATGCTGTCGTCACGAGCTCAAGCAGGCGCAAACAGggcgtacaaaaaaaaactaaacgggTAACaacgaagaacaaaaaaaaaacgtaccgaGGGAAGAAATTCCCGACATATCTGCCCTTCAGCGCGAGCAGGCATCCCAGCTACATTCCCGAGGATTTTCGTGAAACAGAAAAGACTACGGCTTACGGCTAGGCTCGCTGTGAAAAGCGTAATCAGATGGTTCTGATCACCTTAGGAATATTGTAATGTGACAGGTCTCGATAACGCCTCTTTAGATCAACAAGTATCGTCCTTCAGCTAAAGTACATCGCGTAACACGGAACGTGGTTCCTGCACGCTCGCGTGCCGCGCGGACGTAACCGGTTTGTGAAACCGTGCGTCTTTTGGGGGTGTTTCCACGCACCCTTGCCCTAGTGAGAGTGGAAGACAGTAAGTAAGCCTCTTCCTGCCCCAGCAATCTGGTACCTGGGTGACAAATGCGCTCGTACAGATAAGCTTACTCCGAAGCATCATGAGCTTCACTCCTTATATCTCTGCGTGTGGTCGCTTTGGTGGAGCATTGGGCAGATAAGCAGCTCAGAATGAGAACTTCTCCAGCCATACAGCGCGGAAACCGTGGTTTATGCGAGAGCGACGACGCCGATTAGAAAAGAAGGGTTCTGGGCATGAGTACCGTGAAAGGCATTCCGAATGAACTCAAGGATCCGTGCTCCTGTTCGTGAAAGCTTCGCACGCGTGGCGGAACAGCACGAAATGTACGTGCCATTGAAAGGTGGCAGGTTTTTCCGCCCAGTGAAATCCACGAGTGCGGGGATCATACTCTCGTTAAGGCACGGGATGGATCTGCAGTCGTGGATGGGCAGTCGTATGATTCAAGCATTTTTTGTTTCGCCTGTTCGTAGAGTGGTACGTTGTCGTGGATATTTATACACAGAGCACATAGGCTACCAAGTTCATCTAAGGCAGGGGTTCTAGGGGAACTCCGTCGGTTTTTACAGAAAATCTTGGAACCACTAACTGTCAATTTACTTGTCTGGATAAATAAATTAGTTGTTCATGGTGGTAAAACAGGAGCGCGTTGCACTCGTTCAGGCCGCTCACGGAACTCTTAGATGTCCTTCATGAAACCGCGGGTTCCGCGGAACTCTCTTTGAGAACTCTTCCTTTAAGGCAAGCATCAAGTAACAAACAAATCTTATTTTGCCGAAATTGGCAAAATTGGCAACGTGCATGACTTTTTTTATGAGGCTGCAAAAGGTATAAAAAGGCTGTCGCATATTGGCAACAGGTTGCTATCAAGAGACACTGAAGTTCTGCTACCGCGCTACAATCTAAGCGGCATGAACAACATGGTAATACGAAAATTTTTGGCAATAATATATAGTTGGTTTATTCTCACAGTGCACATCTAGCCCTTACAGCtcaaaattctaaaaaaaaagacatccAAGCAAGACGATTTCTTTGGGAATTGATGCATCTAGAAACAACAGCCAATAGCTCTGTTAATGAGTTGTTTACTTAAATTATATGACAGAGATCACTCGATGTGTACGAGTTGTACAAAGTTTAGCGCAATCATTATTGACAGCTACTCCAGTATCCTCTAGAGGGATTAACTCCCCAGTCGGCTGTGTCACTATGTGCGTGTACCTATACTGTCATCTTTGTCATCTATAGTACCACCCATTATCGCACGTCGGCAGTGGGTGCCACAAAAGAGCCGCTAAGGTTCTGGCCTTCGTGAGACGACAGACTTTGAACCAAGCACGAGCATATACTGCCGAGGGCGaaccaaaaaaaaatgtaagcTTCCCTTTCCGCTTTGCTGCTCCGGCAGTGAACGGAGATCGAGAGCGCTTCTGGTTCAGGGCCGTTTCGGCACCTGTGGAATCCATGTCGCGTATGGGCGGCCACGCGACGCAATACCgtcaaaacaaacaaaacgcCGCAAGTGCTCGCCGCTGACTTCGCGATGCccttcttttttgtgtttacttTACTTTAGCTGCATTTCGTCGTCATCGTTGTCCCAAAGTCTCGGTATAAAAACATCCGGAAGCTGCTTCAGTGAGCATCACACAGGTTCGGTTTCTTGGTGGTGTACGTACAGCAGACACTCGGTAGCCATGGTGAGTTCGACGTCTACAGAGTTTCACGATCCCTTCCGCCGCCCGCAGTTCCAGGATAAAACGTCGCCTTAAAGGACTGAAGCTTGATGATTAAtctatatgtagggtttaacgtcctaaaaccgccgtatgaatatgagagccaccgtagtggagggctccggaaatttcgactgcttgggattctttaacgtgcaccgaaattcgAGAAAACGAGCCCAAGGCATTTTAGCCTCCATGGACAATGCAGACACTGCagcggggatttgatcccgcgacctgcgggtcagtagccgagtaccttagcccctagaccaccacggcaaggtGGCGTGAAAAATGCTGCCTCAAAGACAGGACCACTCGTAGAAGAAACGAAAATCATGGTATTACCACCATTTGTTTGCAACAAAGCTTATCATGTACGGGATTTTATTTTGGTACTGGCGATGACCGCCGTTGATAATAGGCATCGTGCGCAAGTGAAACCCTGAGTTCCTTTGGTGTATACCTCCTTATTGTTTTAATGAAGTCAATATTTATAATCATAATAACAATTTACAACAGGAACATTGAGAATATCGGACACACCATAGTCACAGCTTCGCAAGCTTCCTCCATCTTGGTAGTAGGACTGATCATTTTTTGCTATAATCCAGGTTAAGGGTgctaaatgaaaacaaaatttGAACATTGACGTGCCTCTAAATGTTGTGTTCGAGAAAAATGTCACGTGGTGTGAAGTTTATGTTTACGGTATTTCTGAAATTAGTGAGCTTTGAAGATTTGAGCTCAGTGCTTCTTCTTTAGGTTTTATTTATTGTTCACAATCGCAAATTGCAATGCAACGACAAGCATAGGAGCTTAGCCACATGCTTAAGGCAACAGACTGCCGGAACTTATGAACCGTGGCAGCATGCTACAGACCTCAAACGATTGGGTTCGAATATAAGTCACTTCAATGAGCGCAAGTCAAACAAACACTGGTGTACCACTCATTGTGTGCAAAAACATAATAACGCTGGCAGTTCCAATTATTTCAGAGGCCTCGACTGCACTATCCATCATATCCCACGGTGCACTTTCAGGATGCTAAAAAGTAGAATAAAAATAGAATAAAGTCAATATCTCTGGAGATCTGCCACCGCTAGGCAGGTATTTTACAGCCGGTAGTGAACGTTTTACCAGAGAAATGGGCTGCGATCTGAATTTAGAGTGTAGCAGTACAGGAAAGGAGAAAAACTAAACATAAATTGCTTCAATGAAGGGAGACAAATGCATCTTTTCTTCACCTGAGCTTGAGCCATTAGCAACTCTGTGACACGTAAGCTGAACCATTGCAAAGGAGAAAGGCACACTGCGAAGGTAGAGATTTGTTCTGACTGCATTTCACTGGACACTCCATTACGAGAAGTGTGCTGCTTATATAAAAAGTGGGAACTTGGCAATCGCCACAGGGGATAACGTATACTCGAATGCATTCTTGCTCAACCGCATAACTCCAGTTGTAGATTAATGTCAAAGTTACAGTTCCGGGACACGGTTGCGATAAATCATTTAAACATATCTCTAATGTTCTTCCAGACAACTTATCCAGGAAATCATTGAGAACGTGTTATTTAGTGCAAATTTACTGCTTTGTTTTTACGAGGCAGCTAACCAAAAAAGAGGAATAATTGAGAATATTAGTTTAGATTAGAAGGAATATTTTTCAGTTCAGTTTTCAAGGTTACTTATGTAGAGGGCATTAGAAATGAGTAGGACCGCTATATTGGCCAGCCTGTTTAAGATAGTTTAAAATGCTTATAATCAACAGTATAAATGTGGCATGAAGATGTAAGATGTCACCAAGAAAAAGTTGGTGAGATTCGAAAAATAACTAGAACCAAACAAGGAACATCAACAAATGATAAGCACTGAGGAAAACGCTGTAAAAGACATACTTTAAGTATATCATACTAATAAAGTTATAGCTTACAGAAGCTTCGGGAATACGAAGataataaaaagtaaaaagttaTTACGAAATTTATTATAGGCCGAGCTCAAATGCATTTGAGAGAAAAATGCATCAAGGTTTTAGAGTGATTTCACTGTGTTCAAAATTTGTAGAGAGCAGAAAGGACATATTAAGCACAAAGACTGTAATTCCTGCATGTGTTTGGGAACTGGGAAAAGGTATTCGTTCAGTAACGCTACTCCTGAACAACAGATTACAAAGCACGCTAATTTCTTTTCAGTAATTTCATTTGTCTCTTCGCTTTAGCTATTTCTGCTTGCACGCAGAAAAAGACATATGAATAATTCTTCTCGCAGTTTCGTGCCCTCATCGTCCTGGCTATGGCCAGCAGCGCTTTCGCTGGCTACGTCGGTGGCTTCGCGCCCGGCAGCTACGCCGTGGCAGCCCACGCCGCTCCCGCAGTGACCACGGTCCACCACGCCCCCGCAGTCGCCACCGTTCATGCCGCTCCTGCAGTCACTACCGTGCACGCTGCGCCATCCGTCTCCACAGTCTCTAGGTTCCAGACGTACCACGCACCAGCCGTCGCAGCCGTAGCTCCAGCAGTCACGACCTACCACGCTCCCGCCCGTGTCGTCTCTGTCGCCCCCGCTAGGGTCACTGCCTACCGTGCTGCCCCGGCCTTCTTCGCAGCACCCGCTCCAGTGGCTGTGGCCGCACCCGCCGTGACCCGAGTACACACCTATCACGCTGCTCCAGCCGTCGTCGCTGCCCCAGCCGTCACCAGGGTCGCGTACGCTGCTCCTGCAGTGACATACGCCGCACCGGCTGTCACTAGGGTCGCCTACCACGCTGCTCCCGCCGTCACTACCGTCCACGCTGCTCCCGCCGTCGCCACTGTCCACGCAGCGCCAGCTGTCGCCGTAGCTCCAGCCGTTACTAGGGTCGCTGCATACCACGCGACTCCCGCTGTGGTGGCTCACGCACCAGCAGTGGCCACCGTCCATGCTCCTGCCGCCGCCGTTACTCGCGTCGACACGGTGCACCACGTGTCACCAGCCGTCGCGACGACAGTGGCCGCTGCACCCGCTGTTGCTCATTACGGCGTAGGATATGGGCTCCTTCCCACGTATGGTCTCAACTACAAGTATGGCCTCGCTGGTGTCAACTACGCCACCCTTCTGCACAAGAAGAAATGTAAGTAGCTCACATCTCTGGTAATAATTATTACTATACAAGGCTCTTCTCGTTTAAAAGCAATGGCCGATATTGACCGGAAAGTAATAAGCGTTTAACTTCGGTAAACATGTATAGGGCGCTAGGAAATAGCCTACTGACGGTAAATGGTGTGAGACAAGAACGTGTACCGACCATATCAAAAGGGACGCGCCTTTACGGTTCTGAAAGTCCACTTCCTGGAATGACGAAGGCTTTCACAAACTAATTTGCCAGTTCACTTGTAATTTTCTGTCGCAAGCCAGCGCTCCAAATATATCAGAGCATAGCTGCTGATGAAAATTTTGTTGCAATCAAGGGCCTGACGGAATTTAGACCGTCATGAAAGAAACATCGGTAAAAACACCGAAGGACGACGGGAAAGGGAAGTAAATTCTAACCAATATACACGTTAGGATCCAAACGTGCCGTCAACATTTTCACTTTAGTGGGAAGTTTGTTAACGAACCGTTTTTCAATGAAATGATGAAAACAGCACTCATGCCTGAGATGCTACAACTTGTATAAAAAAACGCCCATGTcttttgcattttctttttcagaaacAACAGCGAAGTCAGAGCTAATTTGACATCGCACCGAGAGCAACTGCCATAGCCGTCATCTCTTATACTCTGTACAGTTATGCAATAAATATGTTTCTCCAAGAGTCAGAAACATGTGGATAGTTTTGTCGCCCTCTTTCTCACTGTTTCCCGATATTTATGCTACAGGGAATTCATGTGGTATTCCTCTATTCATTTCTGTCTTCTGCTTTTTCTCATTCTCTTCCCCTTTCTTCTCAGCTCTTTTTTTTGTATTGATTAGCTTACACCAATTTATTTTCAAAAAACCACCCCTACTAGAGCGATGTTCTTGGACACCTTACAAAAATACTTTTTCTTATGACGTAATAACTTCAGTGTTTAAGTGCGTGCACATAACCATGTTCGTCCACAAAAAGTAAATGTCCCACAATGTTTACTTTCTGTATGAAGGATGAGTTTATGTAGTAATATTACGACGTGCTGTTGAGTTGAACACTTCTCGAGGTGCCTGCAGAATCCCGAAACATCTTCTGTGAAAAACGAAATTTTGCAGTCGTTGGTTGAAGAGATTATGGGACTTGTCGTTCGATAAATTTCTCTCAGGTGCACATAAAGAAGAACTTTACAATGTTATAGAAATCCCATAATAAAAATAGCTTAGTATTTGCCCAGAACGCTAATACGTAAACATTTCCGGGCCTTCACAGCTTGGATCTGATATGCCGACGCAGGTTTCAAAGGATTCGTACATGTAATTGAAAACTGGGAGGAAAAGGTTACGTAAGTTATCATGGAAACTCTGTTTTGTCTGTATTACTTGGCTGGTTCGGACATTACTGAAAAGGACGTATTAGCGCAAAGAATGAATTGATGAACTCACGAAAGAAGAAGACCAGTAATGTTTTTTGAGCACAtgtcaaaattaaaaaaaagcatacaTTGTTATTTAACCGTAAGAGACTATATATACAGCGTGTTTGAAATTACACAAAACTTGCATGCTCACTAATACGCCCACGATGTGCGTGCATATTCTACAAAGGTGAGTATGTTATAAGCAAATGAGTTGTTTTGCAAAACTTAACCAGAAATGCGAGGAAACTGCCAGGATGAATTTCGGAACTTCAAAACAAGGCAAATATATCACGAAGGGGCGTTTCAGCGAATAGTATACAAATTTACCATTCAAACGATAATATATGATAGTGCAAGCGTTTAAAGGATTGTTTTATAGGGGATAAAACTGCACCTAATTGTCTTTGATTGAGTTTTCTGTAGAAGTATTGTAATATTTTTAAACCGTAGAAGAAACAAAATGGGTGAAACAGTTGCGTAAGATGCTTcagtaaacacaaatatttaggcCATTAGGATCCCAATAGCAATCTAAAATGCTCTGTGTATGCGATTGGTTACGTGTCAGCTCTGACAACTTTTTTTGCTGGGCTAGCAATCAAGCTTTCATCAAAAAGCGGCTGCTATCTCAAAGCAGTAGGGACACGGTGACCCATGTAAACAAAACAATTTATCGAGCTTGCAGAAATACACAATCTGATATGCACAGAGCAAACGACACTTAAATATCATTCAAGCAAATATGAATCACAAAAAGTAAGCTGGAAGCCTTTCTTCAATCGGTTTTGTTAATAAACATTGCTGTAAAAAtatgtaataaataataaatataaataactAATATAGTGTTAGCTGTGTGTAATCATTTTAAAAAATGCCCATAAGCTTTCAATGAAACTGTTACTCACAGGAAGTCAACACACCATTACGTTGTCATGGGCGTCATGACTTCGTTGTTGATTCTAGACAGACCATTGACCCATAAAGTACTCATTAACGGCCCGCTAGCGCTTATCTTCGCGTCCTAAATATCGTATTGAGTTGCATCGCCTCCGCGGATTAAAATTTACTACCTCCGGCTTACTAAGAGACCATTTCAATTCGAGTAGATGGCAGCATGGAGCCAGCAGGTTTTGAACGACCAGCCGCGAACGGTGGCTCGTGCTTACTGTCCGGCTGACGTCGGAGGTGTCACAATATCCCGAAATCGAGCCAGTTGTTCATAGTAAGCGGCAACTCACACCTTTATGGCTATATACAAAACGTTCAGTTCCATTCCGTTAAAACAAAAATTCATTTCTCTCTACATAGATGAGCAAAAAAAGCAACCTCACAGAAATCGTTGtactgttacaaaaaaaaaaaaaaaacttcttgtgTATCGTTGTTAAGGTCACTTGGCGTCGGCCCTCGAATTTCTTTAGGAGAAACAATTATCTTTGATATATTTTTTATTCTAAACGACCCGTTGGAGTTCAATGCATTTTTAGTGGCCAACCACCTTAAGCTCGCACAATGTCCGGCCATTCTCGTCGAGGCTCAACTCACCGTGACCTCACTCGCAGTGGAGGTGTGAAAAATCTTTGCGCAATACCGTCTACAGAGCGTACATACGCGCATATGCTTTGAAAAATATAAAAGGCCAcaacaccacaaaaaaaaatcattatttgaCCACTAGTCGATcatcactgcagaacaaaataaaaggctcTTAACCGCAATCAAATGGAACGCCAGAACATCGAAGAAACAAACCAGCAATGTCAGGAACTTGTAAACAACCCGAAAAATCTGGTAATAACAAAAAAGTTATCAAAAGGCTGTGAACAAAATAACAAGATAAAAGGCCGGAGCACTGTAGAAGCATTGTCATTTCGCCACGGGCAAATCAAGTCATTTGACAGATCAAATGGTTAACCAGAACAAAATGAAAGGTCAATAACCAGAACAAAATAAAAGACCTTGATTCGGGATCTCATGTACGCTGC
The sequence above is drawn from the Rhipicephalus microplus isolate Deutch F79 chromosome 3, USDA_Rmic, whole genome shotgun sequence genome and encodes:
- the LOC119186045 gene encoding uncharacterized protein LOC119186045, whose translation is MFRALIVLAMASSAFAGYVGGFAPGSYAVAAHAAPAVTTVHHAPAVATVHAAPAVTTVHAAPSVSTVSRFQTYHAPAVAAVAPAVTTYHAPARVVSVAPARVTAYRAAPAFFAAPAPVAVAAPAVTRVHTYHAAPAVVAAPAVTRVAYAAPAVTYAAPAVTRVAYHAAPAVTTVHAAPAVATVHAAPAVAVAPAVTRVAAYHATPAVVAHAPAVATVHAPAAAVTRVDTVHHVSPAVATTVAAAPAVAHYGVGYGLLPTYGLNYKYGLAGVNYATLLHKKK